From Calothrix sp. PCC 6303, a single genomic window includes:
- a CDS encoding DUF3616 domain-containing protein produces MLSTNLVKQVLLDFSSFYGEYRQNLSAILLTDNKYLWLGSDETSTIERLSLIDDKTFGQHQHYQVGNYISLPAPEDEEIDIEGLAYIDNYLWFVGSHSWKRKKVKDDASDTKNIQRLSKIEFEANRYILGKIPLIDGQLYKSCPHPQDPNIQLSAAKLELSPKGNTLVDALLTDPHLGSFIKSQIPSKDNGFDIEGIVVCENRVFLGLRGPVLRGWAIIIELELTNTNSELLKLNPIGENNQLYQKHFVFLNGLGIRDICVDGESLLILAGPTMDLDGPVRVYRLDNWRNLSADTLSKPELIMNIPFGDGEEHAEGITLFQQTTGADELLVVYDSPAAVRLVGDGGMTADVFQFHH; encoded by the coding sequence ATGTTAAGCACAAATTTAGTTAAGCAAGTATTATTAGATTTCTCTAGCTTTTACGGAGAGTATCGTCAAAATCTCTCCGCTATTCTCCTCACTGATAATAAATATCTATGGCTTGGTTCTGACGAAACTTCAACCATTGAGCGCTTATCTTTAATTGATGATAAAACCTTCGGGCAACATCAACATTATCAAGTTGGTAACTATATCTCATTACCCGCACCAGAAGACGAGGAAATTGATATTGAAGGTTTAGCATATATTGATAATTATCTATGGTTTGTCGGTTCCCATAGTTGGAAACGCAAAAAAGTTAAAGACGATGCTAGCGATACAAAAAATATTCAAAGATTATCCAAGATTGAATTTGAGGCAAATCGCTATATTTTAGGAAAAATACCATTAATTGACGGTCAACTATACAAATCTTGTCCCCATCCTCAAGATCCAAATATTCAACTGAGTGCTGCGAAACTAGAACTATCTCCCAAAGGAAATACACTTGTAGATGCTTTACTTACAGACCCCCATTTAGGCAGTTTTATTAAAAGCCAAATTCCCAGCAAAGATAATGGTTTTGATATTGAAGGAATAGTAGTTTGTGAAAATAGGGTTTTCTTGGGTTTACGGGGACCTGTGTTACGCGGTTGGGCAATAATTATCGAGTTGGAACTGACAAATACTAATTCAGAATTGCTGAAATTAAATCCAATTGGCGAAAATAATCAACTGTATCAAAAGCATTTTGTATTTTTAAATGGATTAGGAATTAGAGATATTTGTGTTGATGGAGAAAGCTTATTGATTTTAGCCGGACCAACAATGGATTTAGATGGACCAGTGCGGGTTTATCGTTTAGATAACTGGAGAAACTTATCAGCAGATACCTTAAGCAAACCTGAATTAATCATGAATATACCCTTTGGTGACGGAGAAGAACATGCTGAAGGAATAACACTATTTCAACAAACTACAGGTGCTGACGAGCTTTTAGTAGTTTATGATTCACCTGCTGCTGTGCGATTGGTTGGTGATGGTGGTATGACAGCAGATGTGTTTCAGTTTCATCACTGA
- a CDS encoding papain-like cysteine protease family protein yields MAKQAPENYTPESLLSLLQNQGSIWVNYDDSETQTRIITGIFGDGTPEGTNLQIIDPTGGCSYQEKFSCFLERLAIKSVNSEQGTGDSEQGTGNRKQETVKINTSDN; encoded by the coding sequence ATGGCTAAACAAGCACCTGAAAACTACACCCCCGAAAGTTTACTCTCACTTCTTCAAAACCAGGGTTCAATTTGGGTTAATTACGATGATTCCGAAACCCAAACTCGAATTATCACAGGTATTTTCGGTGATGGAACTCCCGAAGGAACAAACTTACAAATAATCGATCCCACTGGTGGGTGTAGCTATCAAGAAAAATTTAGTTGTTTCCTTGAAAGGTTGGCAATTAAATCAGTGAACAGTGAACAGGGAACAGGGGACAGTGAACAGGGAACAGGGAACAGGAAACAGGAAACAGTAAAAATTAATACATCTGATAACTGA
- a CDS encoding CHAD domain-containing protein, which produces MTHTVETVTESATLTLGECAYQAIQKHFHKTLKWEPIVKKDEDPEALHQMRVGLRRLRTSVSGFKLVVNLPKSVSDRIIGKIARNLGELRDFDVLQETLETNYQPNLPDTEAKSLQKLLHQLQKHREDAAIKVKETLKGSHYKSLKHDLNQWLEEPAYQLSASLPIQLVTADLLSPELSRLLLHPGLLVGTKVADDAKQTEIEQEITANSEALHSLRKQAKHLRYQMELFVELYDENYSTYLAQIKQIQEILGNIQDSMVLEAWLVKVFGSQVKAKFPSLTHLLASNRYQFWQEWQIIKQNLMQYQTRNDLHLLILQPLNSN; this is translated from the coding sequence ATGACTCATACAGTAGAGACAGTCACTGAATCAGCAACATTAACCTTGGGTGAGTGTGCTTATCAGGCAATTCAGAAACATTTTCATAAAACTCTGAAGTGGGAGCCGATTGTTAAAAAAGATGAAGATCCTGAAGCTTTACACCAGATGCGTGTAGGGTTGCGTCGTTTACGCACATCTGTTTCTGGATTTAAGTTGGTGGTGAACCTGCCGAAGTCGGTAAGCGATCGCATAATCGGTAAAATAGCAAGAAATCTGGGAGAACTGAGAGATTTTGATGTTTTACAAGAGACTTTGGAGACTAACTATCAACCGAATTTACCCGATACAGAAGCAAAATCCCTACAAAAGCTATTACATCAGCTGCAAAAGCACCGTGAAGATGCAGCAATCAAGGTGAAGGAAACTCTCAAAGGTTCACATTACAAATCACTAAAACATGACTTAAACCAGTGGCTCGAAGAACCAGCTTATCAATTATCGGCATCATTGCCAATTCAATTGGTGACGGCAGATTTACTATCACCAGAATTAAGTCGCTTGTTGTTACATCCAGGTTTACTTGTGGGAACGAAAGTAGCTGACGATGCCAAGCAAACAGAGATTGAACAAGAAATTACTGCTAACTCCGAAGCACTCCATAGTTTGCGAAAACAAGCCAAACATCTACGTTACCAGATGGAGCTATTTGTAGAGCTTTATGATGAAAATTATTCGACTTATTTAGCACAAATCAAACAAATTCAAGAGATTTTAGGAAATATTCAAGATAGTATGGTTTTGGAAGCATGGCTGGTTAAAGTATTTGGTTCACAAGTAAAGGCAAAATTCCCCAGCTTAACTCATTTATTGGCAAGTAATCGCTACCAGTTTTGGCAAGAGTGGCAAATTATTAAGCAAAATTTAATGCAATATCAAACCAGAAATGATTTACACTTACTAATTTTGCAGCCTTTAAATTCTAATTGA
- a CDS encoding DUF6887 family protein — protein sequence MTEENYKSMSQPKLREYVRMHPEDIEAFHYYVDKLRTQTGVLVSTEEELEQELQKRIAQR from the coding sequence ATGACGGAAGAAAACTATAAGTCCATGTCACAGCCGAAGTTACGGGAATACGTGCGGATGCATCCTGAAGATATAGAAGCATTCCATTATTATGTCGATAAACTACGCACGCAAACAGGTGTTTTAGTTAGTACAGAGGAAGAGTTAGAACAGGAATTACAAAAACGTATTGCACAAAGGTAA
- a CDS encoding DUF6888 family protein, giving the protein MQPTLEQLRSLYGVCELIGDLLQPINLVRYDERVKRIVILVEEDIEIEIFPNGEVLIR; this is encoded by the coding sequence ATGCAACCAACGCTTGAGCAACTGCGATCGCTATATGGTGTATGTGAGTTGATTGGGGATTTACTTCAGCCGATCAACCTTGTGCGCTACGATGAGCGTGTCAAAAGGATTGTCATCCTGGTAGAAGAAGATATCGAAATCGAAATATTCCCAAATGGGGAGGTACTAATTCGATGA